One window of Microbacterium sediminis genomic DNA carries:
- a CDS encoding diacylglycerol/lipid kinase family protein — protein MTSADTAPKRAALVYNPSKTDGADLRARVTTHSAHAGWAPPLLLETTVEDPGQGVTRWALSEGATTVLVAGGDGTVRAVAEALDGTGIPLAIVPSGTGNLLARNLLLPLASPEAMVTAAFEGDRVPVDVGIARLRRADGETEEHAFVVMAGMGLDAAMIANTNSGLKKSVGWVAYVDGAARSLIGAEPFRIVYHVDPRPDQGGSRTTTRLHSAKVHSILVANCGALPAGIALIPDASITDGSLDVAIIQPTGPFGWFGVWRKVWWDNSVLRRFRAGRRIVERRKDSSIRFLQVAGIETATPAPQPVELDGDPFGEAVRMDCAVHPGGLLVAVPRGHPTAAL, from the coding sequence GTGACCTCCGCCGACACCGCCCCGAAGCGTGCCGCGCTGGTCTACAACCCGTCCAAGACCGACGGCGCCGATCTGCGCGCCCGCGTCACCACGCACTCGGCGCACGCCGGCTGGGCGCCCCCGCTGCTGCTGGAGACCACCGTCGAGGACCCGGGTCAGGGCGTGACGCGCTGGGCGCTCAGCGAGGGCGCGACGACGGTGCTCGTGGCGGGCGGCGACGGCACGGTGCGGGCCGTGGCCGAGGCGCTCGACGGCACGGGGATCCCCCTGGCGATCGTGCCGAGCGGCACCGGGAACCTGCTCGCCCGCAACCTGCTGCTCCCCCTCGCGAGCCCCGAGGCCATGGTGACCGCGGCGTTCGAGGGCGACAGGGTGCCGGTCGACGTCGGCATCGCGCGGCTGCGGCGGGCCGACGGCGAGACCGAGGAGCACGCCTTCGTCGTCATGGCGGGCATGGGCCTCGACGCCGCGATGATCGCGAACACGAACTCGGGCCTGAAGAAGTCGGTCGGCTGGGTGGCGTATGTGGACGGCGCGGCCCGCTCGCTCATCGGCGCCGAGCCGTTCCGCATCGTCTACCACGTGGACCCGCGGCCGGATCAGGGCGGCTCGCGCACGACGACCCGCCTGCACTCCGCGAAGGTGCACAGCATCCTCGTCGCCAACTGCGGCGCACTGCCGGCCGGGATCGCCCTCATCCCCGACGCGTCGATCACCGACGGATCGCTCGATGTCGCGATCATCCAGCCCACCGGCCCGTTCGGCTGGTTCGGGGTGTGGCGCAAGGTCTGGTGGGACAACTCGGTGCTGCGGCGGTTCCGCGCGGGGCGGCGGATCGTGGAGCGGCGCAAGGACTCCTCGATCCGGTTCCTTCAGGTGGCCGGCATCGAGACGGCCACGCCCGCGCCGCAGCCGGTCGAGCTGGACGGCGATCCGTTCGGCGAGGCCGTGCGCATGGACTGCGCCGTGCACCCCGGCGGCCTGCTCGTCGCGGTGCCGCGCGGCCACCCGACCGCCGCGCTCTGA
- a CDS encoding LCP family protein, whose product MSEPKRHARRTVARHGQLPKANPVRQFFALIGIAVATVLVAGIGVVGYAVGDLYSAYASDTTDINEGEEAPAIGELDNRGFNILLAGLDVCDWDHHEIMGARCSSDPADYGENGLELDSARSDVNMLIHISPEPRRVTVVSFPRDLKAYIPLCENEDGTQGGDGVEMINAAYSYGGLGCLVDTIENLTGQTIDHAASVTWGGVIDITDVIGGVDVCVSGGIADPKSGAYFNDGMNTVSGDRALAFLRTREGVGDGSDIARISNQQVFMSALVKKLMSEEVLTNWGTLYNLARVIVENIEKTPALADPVYLAQLALAVKDVPIENFVFTQYPVFVDPADENRRIPDEEQAEDLFAKINANVDLAVTAEGPGSVDEGEAAGDVETPDAEQPAEPTQTPTPEATEDPGQLGSNVTGQTAADNRCSAGNLG is encoded by the coding sequence ATGAGCGAGCCGAAGCGCCACGCACGACGCACCGTCGCCCGTCACGGGCAGCTGCCCAAGGCGAACCCGGTGCGGCAGTTCTTCGCCCTCATCGGCATCGCCGTCGCGACAGTCCTCGTCGCCGGCATCGGCGTGGTCGGCTACGCGGTCGGCGACCTCTACTCCGCCTACGCGTCGGACACCACCGACATCAACGAGGGCGAGGAGGCGCCGGCCATCGGCGAGCTCGACAACCGCGGCTTCAACATCCTGCTCGCCGGCCTCGACGTGTGCGACTGGGATCACCACGAGATCATGGGCGCCCGATGCTCGAGCGACCCGGCCGACTACGGCGAGAACGGTCTCGAGCTCGACTCGGCGCGCAGCGACGTGAACATGCTCATCCACATCTCGCCGGAGCCCCGCCGGGTCACGGTCGTGAGCTTCCCTCGTGACCTGAAGGCGTACATCCCGCTCTGCGAGAACGAGGACGGCACCCAGGGCGGCGACGGCGTCGAGATGATCAACGCCGCCTACTCCTACGGCGGGCTCGGATGCCTCGTCGACACGATCGAGAACCTCACCGGCCAGACGATCGACCACGCGGCGAGCGTCACGTGGGGCGGTGTCATCGACATCACGGATGTGATCGGCGGCGTCGACGTGTGCGTGAGCGGCGGGATCGCCGATCCCAAGTCGGGCGCCTACTTCAACGACGGCATGAACACGGTCAGCGGCGACCGCGCTCTGGCGTTCCTGCGCACCCGCGAGGGCGTGGGAGACGGCAGCGACATCGCCCGCATCAGCAACCAGCAGGTGTTCATGAGCGCGCTCGTCAAGAAGCTCATGAGCGAGGAGGTGCTCACCAACTGGGGCACCCTCTACAACCTCGCCCGCGTGATCGTCGAGAACATCGAGAAGACGCCGGCCCTGGCCGATCCCGTGTACCTCGCGCAGCTCGCGCTCGCGGTCAAGGACGTGCCGATCGAGAACTTCGTCTTCACCCAGTACCCCGTCTTCGTCGATCCCGCCGACGAGAACCGCCGCATCCCCGACGAGGAGCAGGCTGAGGATCTCTTCGCGAAGATCAACGCCAACGTCGACCTCGCCGTCACGGCCGAGGGGCCGGGCTCGGTCGACGAGGGCGAGGCGGCGGGCGACGTCGAGACCCCGGACGCCGAGCAGCCCGCCGAGCCCACGCAGACCCCCACGCCCGAGGCGACCGAGGACCCGGGCCAGCTCGGCTCGAACGTCACCGGCCAGACGGCCGCCGACAACCGGTGCTCGGCCGGAAATCTCGGTTGA
- a CDS encoding DUF4192 family protein: MTTVLPAPSPDRFLSLLPHLAGCTPRESLVLVPFHGTRSIGVLRLDLPHDADLAQYAATAIGMVCRVRDADALAIVVYADTPFVAARSTHRALVDRVRERARDCGLAVHGAHLVAADGWGSCDGDDGPRPLGEIAPAAWGDAADDVSADQRAGAALPKLGKAARRRVAEAIEELAPLISERGVGGTSSRTSLDFLTGVFEDALSWDPADLHPAEAAVLTVTLATPLLRDVALTQWSADLACGQRTLEWQLRWQRGERAVPDEPLRLAGDGPRPDPERLRRALELTRYVAAGAPARYRAGALASAGWISWALGNSTHAGWYVERALVSDPEHGLAGLLREILDAAHLPAWAFERAVA; this comes from the coding sequence ATGACCACCGTTCTCCCCGCCCCCTCGCCCGACCGGTTCCTGTCGCTGCTGCCCCACCTCGCCGGATGCACCCCGCGCGAGAGCCTCGTGCTCGTCCCCTTCCACGGCACCCGCAGCATCGGCGTGCTGCGCCTCGACCTGCCCCACGACGCCGACCTCGCCCAGTACGCCGCCACGGCGATCGGCATGGTCTGCCGCGTGCGCGACGCCGACGCCCTCGCGATCGTCGTGTACGCCGACACCCCCTTCGTCGCCGCGAGATCGACCCATCGCGCGCTCGTGGATCGCGTGCGCGAGCGAGCGCGGGACTGCGGCCTGGCCGTGCACGGCGCGCACCTCGTGGCGGCGGACGGGTGGGGCTCCTGCGACGGCGACGACGGCCCGCGCCCCCTGGGCGAGATCGCGCCGGCCGCGTGGGGCGATGCCGCGGACGATGTCTCCGCCGACCAGCGCGCCGGCGCCGCGCTGCCGAAGCTCGGCAAGGCGGCCCGGCGCCGGGTCGCCGAAGCGATCGAGGAGCTCGCGCCGCTCATCAGCGAGCGCGGGGTGGGCGGCACCTCGAGCCGCACGTCGCTGGACTTCCTCACCGGCGTGTTCGAGGACGCGCTCTCGTGGGACCCGGCCGACCTGCACCCCGCCGAGGCGGCCGTGCTGACCGTGACGCTCGCCACGCCCCTGCTCCGCGACGTCGCGCTCACGCAGTGGAGCGCCGATCTCGCCTGCGGGCAGCGCACCCTGGAGTGGCAGTTGCGGTGGCAGCGCGGCGAGCGCGCGGTGCCGGACGAGCCCTTGCGCCTCGCGGGCGACGGGCCGCGGCCCGACCCGGAACGGCTGCGGCGCGCGCTCGAGCTGACCCGATACGTCGCCGCGGGGGCGCCCGCCCGCTACCGCGCCGGGGCGCTGGCCAGCGCGGGGTGGATCAGCTGGGCGCTGGGAAACTCGACGCACGCCGGCTGGTACGTCGAGCGTGCGCTCGTCAGCGATCCCGAACACGGGCTGGCGGGGCTGCTGCGCGAGATCCTCGACGCGGCGCACCTGCCCGCGTGGGCCTTCGAGCGGGCCGTCGCGTGA
- the lysS gene encoding lysine--tRNA ligase encodes MSETPAENAAAEPEEDIFEQKAVRLAKRERLIAERDTPAGGAYPVSVPVTTTIGALRAQYGDLEAGAETGQTASVAGRVVFSRNTGKLCFASLQAGDGSRIQAMVSLANVGDDSLARWKELVDLGDHVAVTGEIVSSRRGELSIMVSDWQIAAKAVLPLPNLYNDLNEETRVRQRYLDLIVREQARTTVVARAKANASLRATFAEHDFLEVETPMLQVQPGGATARPFITHSNAFDTELYMRIAPELYLKRAVVGGIDRVFEINRNFRNEGADSTHSPEFAMLEAYQAYTDYNGIADLTQELIQKAAVAVAGSTTVTWADGTEYDLGGEWDRVSMYPSLSEAAGVEVTPQTSMDELLALAERSGVEVPPHVTHGKLVEELWEHFVKAHLTRPTFVMDFPVDTSPLVREHRSIPGVVEKWDLYVRGFELATGYSELVDPVIQRERFVEQAALADRGDDEAMRIDEDFLRALEHGMPPTGGMGMGIDRLLMAITGLGIRETILFPLVK; translated from the coding sequence ATGTCCGAAACCCCCGCCGAGAACGCCGCCGCCGAGCCCGAAGAGGACATCTTCGAGCAGAAGGCCGTGCGCCTGGCGAAGCGCGAGCGGCTCATCGCCGAGCGCGACACCCCCGCGGGCGGCGCGTACCCGGTGTCGGTGCCGGTGACGACCACGATCGGCGCCCTGCGCGCGCAGTACGGCGACCTCGAGGCCGGCGCCGAGACGGGCCAGACCGCGTCGGTGGCGGGCCGCGTGGTCTTCAGCCGCAACACCGGCAAGCTCTGCTTCGCGTCGCTGCAGGCCGGCGACGGCTCGCGCATCCAGGCGATGGTGTCGCTCGCGAACGTCGGCGACGACTCGCTCGCGCGCTGGAAGGAGCTCGTGGACCTCGGCGATCACGTCGCCGTCACGGGCGAGATCGTCTCGAGCCGTCGCGGCGAGCTGTCGATCATGGTCAGCGACTGGCAGATCGCGGCCAAGGCCGTGCTGCCCCTGCCGAACCTCTACAACGACCTCAACGAGGAGACGCGGGTCCGCCAGCGCTACCTCGATCTGATCGTGCGCGAGCAGGCCCGCACCACGGTGGTGGCGCGTGCCAAGGCGAACGCGAGCCTGCGGGCGACCTTCGCGGAGCACGACTTCCTCGAGGTCGAGACGCCCATGCTGCAGGTGCAGCCCGGCGGCGCCACCGCCCGCCCCTTCATCACGCACTCGAACGCGTTCGACACCGAGCTGTACATGCGCATCGCGCCGGAGCTGTACCTCAAGCGCGCGGTCGTGGGCGGCATCGATCGCGTCTTCGAGATCAACCGCAACTTCCGCAACGAGGGCGCCGACTCCACGCACAGCCCGGAGTTCGCGATGCTCGAGGCCTACCAGGCGTACACCGACTACAACGGCATCGCCGATCTCACCCAGGAGCTGATCCAGAAGGCCGCCGTCGCGGTCGCCGGGTCGACCACGGTGACCTGGGCCGACGGCACCGAGTACGACCTCGGCGGCGAGTGGGATCGCGTGTCGATGTACCCGTCGCTGTCGGAGGCGGCCGGCGTGGAGGTCACGCCGCAGACGTCGATGGACGAGCTGCTGGCCCTGGCCGAGCGCTCGGGCGTCGAGGTGCCGCCGCACGTGACCCACGGCAAGCTCGTCGAGGAGCTGTGGGAGCACTTCGTCAAGGCCCACCTGACGCGCCCCACGTTCGTGATGGATTTCCCCGTCGACACGAGCCCGCTCGTGCGCGAGCACCGGTCGATTCCCGGCGTCGTGGAGAAGTGGGACCTCTACGTGCGCGGCTTCGAGCTCGCCACGGGCTACTCCGAGCTGGTCGACCCGGTCATCCAGCGCGAGCGCTTCGTGGAGCAGGCGGCCCTGGCCGACCGCGGCGATGACGAGGCCATGCGCATCGACGAGGACTTCCTGCGCGCGCTCGAGCACGGCATGCCGCCGACGGGCGGCATGGGCATGGGCATCGATCGCCTGCTCATGGCGATCACCGGCCTCGGCATCCGCGAGACGATCCTCTTCCCGCTCGTCAAGTAA
- a CDS encoding HAD-IIB family hydrolase — MSSATRRLVALDIDGTVLLEDETFSPGVAEAVHRAVAQGHLVTLATGRSWEATSHVLHELEITPEYVVCSNGAAILIRDEDSETGYARHFTEQFDATEVLELLETHLPDANYLVELPDGTRLYTHFVEDWGLHRENARKVTLEEMKGLMVSRVVVVSPDHTEQDFVDMVDQMGLNQVSYAVGWTAWLDIAPKGVDKGTALERVRELTGFAHENIVVIGDGRNDIGMFRWAAEHGGRAFAMGQAPEDVTHAATDITDDVEDGGVATAFQTLGLL, encoded by the coding sequence ATGAGCTCTGCAACCCGTCGCCTTGTCGCACTCGACATCGATGGGACGGTCCTCCTGGAGGACGAGACCTTCAGCCCCGGCGTGGCAGAGGCGGTGCATCGCGCGGTCGCTCAGGGTCACCTGGTCACCCTCGCCACCGGCCGCAGCTGGGAGGCGACGTCTCACGTGCTGCACGAACTGGAGATCACGCCCGAGTACGTCGTGTGCTCGAACGGTGCCGCGATCCTCATCCGCGACGAGGACAGCGAGACCGGGTACGCGCGGCACTTCACCGAGCAGTTCGACGCGACCGAGGTGCTCGAGCTGCTCGAGACGCACCTGCCCGACGCCAACTACCTCGTCGAGCTGCCCGACGGCACGCGCCTCTACACGCACTTCGTCGAGGACTGGGGTCTGCACCGCGAGAACGCCCGCAAGGTCACGCTCGAGGAGATGAAGGGCCTCATGGTCTCGCGCGTGGTCGTCGTCTCGCCCGATCACACCGAGCAGGACTTCGTCGACATGGTCGATCAGATGGGCCTCAACCAGGTCTCGTACGCGGTCGGCTGGACCGCGTGGCTCGACATCGCGCCCAAGGGCGTCGACAAGGGCACCGCGCTCGAGCGGGTGCGCGAGCTCACCGGCTTCGCGCACGAGAACATCGTGGTGATCGGCGACGGACGCAACGACATCGGCATGTTCCGCTGGGCCGCCGAGCACGGCGGCCGCGCCTTCGCGATGGGCCAGGCGCCCGAGGACGTGACGCATGCCGCGACCGACATCACCGACGATGTGGAGGACGGCGGCGTCGCCACGGCCTTCCAGACCCTCGGGCTTCTGTGA
- the catC gene encoding muconolactone Delta-isomerase, whose protein sequence is MLYLVRMDVAFPESMPADERDRLKAAEKEFSQALQRDGRFRHIWRVVGEYANYSVFDVASNDELHEILSGFPLFPYMTMKVTPLAKHPNAID, encoded by the coding sequence GTGCTGTATCTGGTCCGAATGGACGTCGCCTTCCCCGAATCGATGCCCGCCGACGAGCGCGACCGCCTCAAGGCGGCGGAGAAGGAGTTCTCGCAGGCCCTGCAGCGCGACGGCCGCTTCCGCCACATCTGGCGCGTGGTCGGCGAGTACGCGAACTACTCGGTCTTCGACGTCGCCTCCAACGACGAGCTCCACGAGATCCTCAGCGGCTTCCCGCTGTTCCCGTACATGACGATGAAGGTCACCCCGCTCGCGAAGCACCCCAACGCGATCGACTGA
- a CDS encoding tyrosine-type recombinase/integrase has product MGSVHAYQAAKGRRYEARYRKPNGKQGAKRGFTRKRDAEIWLAEIETSRAKGSFIDPQAARATVDMLGPIWIEAKRHSMKPSSFAPVETAWRLRVQPKWGGWEVADIRHTDIRAWVAELTQSTGATVTIRTFGVLASILDDAVYDGRIAVNPARVGRIGLPRKSRGKHGYLTHEEVFRLARAAGDRKLLVLVLAYTGIRWGEAVALRVEDIDFERGRFRIRRNAVEVHGKIHVGTPKSHTGRAVPVPKFLLDQLAIALQGRSRHDLALPGIDGGYLRRTRSDDGSRSWFKTALATAELPNMTTHDLRHTAASLAVQSGANVKTIQRMLGHTSAAMTLDVYSDLFDEDLDAVSKRLDKGARKVGVDKLF; this is encoded by the coding sequence GTGGGTAGCGTTCACGCGTACCAGGCAGCGAAGGGCCGGCGTTACGAGGCGCGCTACCGAAAGCCGAACGGCAAACAGGGCGCAAAGCGAGGATTCACCCGCAAGCGGGACGCGGAGATCTGGCTCGCGGAGATAGAGACATCGCGCGCCAAAGGCAGCTTCATTGATCCGCAAGCGGCTCGCGCGACCGTAGACATGCTTGGCCCGATCTGGATCGAGGCGAAGCGGCACTCCATGAAGCCGTCTTCGTTCGCGCCGGTCGAGACGGCCTGGCGTCTTCGCGTGCAGCCGAAATGGGGCGGGTGGGAGGTCGCCGACATCCGCCATACGGACATCAGAGCTTGGGTGGCCGAACTCACGCAGTCAACGGGAGCCACCGTGACGATCCGCACGTTCGGCGTACTCGCGAGCATTCTCGACGACGCGGTCTACGACGGCCGGATCGCGGTGAATCCCGCGCGGGTTGGACGCATCGGGTTGCCGAGAAAGTCGCGCGGGAAGCACGGCTATCTCACGCACGAGGAGGTGTTCCGACTCGCTCGGGCAGCCGGCGATCGGAAGCTGCTTGTGCTGGTCCTTGCGTACACGGGCATACGCTGGGGCGAAGCCGTGGCGCTGCGCGTAGAGGACATCGACTTCGAGCGCGGACGGTTTCGGATCAGACGGAACGCAGTCGAGGTCCATGGGAAGATCCACGTCGGGACCCCGAAATCTCACACAGGCCGCGCCGTGCCCGTGCCGAAGTTCCTTCTCGATCAACTCGCGATCGCCTTGCAGGGAAGGTCGCGTCACGATCTTGCACTCCCAGGGATCGATGGAGGCTACCTTCGCCGCACCCGCTCGGACGATGGATCACGCTCGTGGTTCAAGACGGCCTTGGCGACGGCGGAACTGCCGAACATGACGACTCACGACCTGCGCCACACGGCGGCGTCGCTTGCCGTGCAGTCCGGCGCTAACGTCAAGACGATCCAGCGGATGCTGGGGCACACGTCCGCTGCGATGACACTCGACGTGTACTCAGATCTCTTCGACGAGGATCTCGACGCCGTCTCGAAGCGGCTGGACAAGGGTGCCCGAAAGGTCGGGGTCGACAAGCTGTTCTGA
- the serS gene encoding serine--tRNA ligase — MIDPALLRENPDLVIRSQVARGSSPDTVAVAVEAEKARRQALTAFEELRAEQNAFGKTVAQAPKEDKPALVAQAKELAAKVKEAQQAANEAEEAFTRAMAAIENVVIDGVPEGGEDDFVTLREVGEIRTFDPAEFPDGPLDHLALGEKLGAIDMERGAKVSGARFYFLKGVGARLEIALMNYALNVAIEQGFTPMITPTLVRPDIMAGTGFLGAHSDEIYHLEEDDMYLVGTSEVALAGYHKDEIIDVSNGPIRYAGWSTCYRREAGSHGKDTRGIIRVHQFNKLEMFSYIAPEDAEAEHERLLALEERMLQSLGLAYRVIDVAAGDLGSSAARKFDTEAWVPTQGAYRELTSTSNCTTYQARRLNVRHRVEEGGKTQHVATLNGTLATTRWIVALLETHQQPDGSVKVPAPLVPYMGGLEVLEPIA; from the coding sequence GTGATCGATCCGGCCCTTCTGCGTGAGAACCCCGACCTCGTCATCCGTTCGCAGGTGGCGCGCGGGAGTTCGCCCGACACCGTCGCCGTGGCGGTGGAGGCCGAGAAGGCGCGGCGCCAGGCGCTGACGGCGTTCGAGGAGCTGCGCGCCGAGCAGAACGCGTTCGGCAAGACCGTCGCGCAAGCGCCCAAGGAGGACAAGCCCGCGCTCGTGGCGCAGGCCAAGGAGCTCGCCGCCAAGGTCAAGGAGGCGCAGCAGGCCGCGAACGAGGCCGAGGAGGCCTTCACCCGGGCGATGGCGGCGATCGAGAACGTCGTCATCGACGGCGTGCCCGAGGGCGGCGAGGACGACTTCGTCACGCTGCGCGAGGTCGGCGAGATCCGCACCTTCGACCCCGCCGAGTTCCCCGACGGTCCGCTCGACCACCTCGCGCTCGGCGAGAAGCTCGGCGCCATCGACATGGAGCGGGGCGCGAAGGTCTCGGGCGCGCGGTTCTACTTCCTCAAGGGCGTGGGCGCCCGGCTCGAGATCGCCCTCATGAACTACGCGCTGAACGTGGCGATCGAGCAGGGCTTCACGCCGATGATCACGCCCACGCTGGTGCGCCCCGACATCATGGCCGGCACCGGCTTCCTCGGCGCCCACTCGGACGAGATCTACCACCTCGAAGAGGACGACATGTACCTCGTGGGCACCAGCGAGGTCGCGCTCGCCGGGTACCACAAGGACGAGATCATCGACGTCTCGAACGGTCCGATCCGCTACGCCGGCTGGTCGACCTGCTACCGCCGCGAGGCCGGATCGCACGGCAAGGACACCCGCGGCATCATCCGCGTGCACCAGTTCAACAAGCTCGAGATGTTCTCGTACATCGCGCCCGAGGACGCCGAGGCCGAGCACGAGCGCCTGCTCGCCCTCGAGGAGCGCATGCTGCAGTCGCTCGGCCTGGCCTACCGCGTGATCGATGTGGCCGCCGGGGACCTCGGATCCAGCGCCGCCCGCAAGTTCGACACCGAGGCCTGGGTGCCCACGCAGGGCGCCTACCGCGAGCTCACCTCGACCTCGAACTGCACGACGTACCAGGCCCGTCGCCTGAACGTGCGCCACCGCGTGGAGGAGGGCGGCAAGACGCAGCACGTCGCCACGCTCAACGGCACGCTCGCCACGACCCGGTGGATCGTCGCGCTGCTCGAGACGCACCAGCAGCCCGACGGATCGGTGAAGGTCCCGGCCCCGCTCGTGCCGTACATGGGAGGCCTCGAGGTGCTCGAGCCGATCGCCTGA
- the cls gene encoding cardiolipin synthase: MVIRIVAVVIVPRDRKPTSAMAWLLAIFLLPTAGLALFLLIGSPRLPRARRRRQAQTNEYIRETNDLLEGGSLRPNEPEWFTQIVHMNRELGALPISGDNGVTIISDYQRSLDEMAAAIRSARRYVHVEFYILKSDPSTEVFFRALEDACRRGIEVRVLLDHWANLVKPFHRRTLKRLDRMGADWRFALPIQPLKGKWQRPDLRNHRKLLVIDGEVAFLGSQNITDPSYNLRANIRRGLKWVDVMVRLDGPVVSSVDAVFLSDWFSETDTVPEGIELARKDSGTGDLDCQVVPSGPGFESENNLRLFLALIYAARDQVVMVSPYFVPNEAMMQAVEAACDRGVRVELFVSEVGDQAVVYHAQRSYYEALLRAGVRIWLYRAPYILHTKSLSIDEEIAVVGSSNMDERSFGLNLEVSLLVRGEEFVRQLREVEDQYRQHSRELTLSEWAEQPIRSRILDNLARLTSALQ; encoded by the coding sequence ATGGTCATCCGCATCGTCGCCGTGGTCATCGTGCCCCGCGATCGCAAGCCCACCTCCGCGATGGCCTGGCTCCTCGCGATCTTCCTGCTGCCGACCGCGGGCCTGGCCCTGTTCCTGCTGATCGGCAGCCCCCGGCTGCCGCGCGCCCGCCGCCGCCGCCAGGCCCAGACGAACGAGTACATCCGCGAGACGAACGACCTGCTCGAGGGCGGCAGTCTCCGGCCCAACGAGCCGGAGTGGTTCACGCAGATCGTGCACATGAACCGCGAGCTCGGCGCGCTGCCGATCTCGGGCGACAACGGCGTGACGATCATCTCGGACTACCAGCGCAGCCTCGACGAGATGGCCGCGGCGATCCGATCCGCACGTCGTTACGTGCACGTCGAGTTCTACATCCTCAAGTCCGACCCCTCGACCGAGGTGTTCTTCCGGGCGCTCGAGGACGCCTGCCGCCGCGGCATCGAGGTGCGCGTGCTGCTGGATCACTGGGCGAACCTCGTCAAGCCGTTCCACCGCCGCACGCTGAAGCGGCTCGACCGGATGGGCGCCGACTGGCGATTCGCCCTGCCGATCCAGCCCCTCAAGGGCAAGTGGCAGCGGCCCGACCTGCGCAACCACCGCAAGCTCCTCGTCATCGACGGCGAGGTCGCGTTCCTCGGATCGCAGAACATCACCGATCCGAGCTACAACCTGCGCGCCAACATCCGCCGCGGCCTGAAATGGGTCGACGTGATGGTGCGGCTCGACGGCCCCGTGGTCTCGAGCGTGGACGCGGTGTTCCTCTCTGACTGGTTCAGCGAGACCGACACCGTGCCGGAGGGCATCGAGCTGGCCCGCAAGGACTCCGGCACCGGCGATCTGGACTGCCAGGTGGTGCCCTCCGGGCCGGGATTCGAGTCCGAGAACAACCTGCGCCTCTTCCTCGCGCTCATCTACGCCGCCCGCGATCAGGTGGTCATGGTCAGCCCGTACTTCGTGCCCAACGAGGCGATGATGCAGGCCGTCGAGGCCGCGTGCGATCGCGGCGTGCGGGTCGAGCTGTTCGTCTCGGAGGTGGGCGACCAAGCCGTCGTCTACCACGCGCAGCGCAGCTACTACGAGGCGCTGCTGCGCGCCGGCGTGCGCATCTGGCTCTACAGGGCGCCGTACATCCTGCACACCAAGAGCCTCTCGATCGACGAGGAGATCGCCGTGGTCGGATCGTCCAACATGGACGAGCGGTCGTTCGGTCTCAACCTCGAGGTCTCGCTCCTCGTGCGCGGCGAGGAGTTCGTGCGTCAGCTGCGCGAGGTCGAGGATCAGTACCGGCAGCACAGCCGCGAGCTGACGCTGTCGGAGTGGGCCGAGCAGCCGATCCGCTCGCGCATCCTCGACAACCTCGCCCGCCTCACCTCGGCCCTGCAGTAG
- a CDS encoding GNAT family N-acetyltransferase, whose product MEHSVTERAAAADPLDAVDWPVHTERLVLRRATDADIDAMWAFRQLPEVKMWIGGAPDTFEGHRERMRGKRATLVTIVLPGADGDERVIGELMIAVGDGWAQAEVAEDARGTEAELGWTLDPAFQGHGYATEAVRAAIDLCFGPLGLRRVHAGCFADNVPSWKLMERLGMRREEHSRKTALHRSGVWMDGMNYGLLAEEWRGEPEDRP is encoded by the coding sequence ATGGAACACTCCGTCACCGAGCGCGCGGCCGCCGCCGATCCCCTGGACGCCGTCGACTGGCCCGTGCACACTGAGCGCCTGGTGCTGCGGCGCGCCACCGACGCCGACATCGACGCGATGTGGGCGTTCCGGCAGCTGCCCGAGGTGAAGATGTGGATCGGCGGAGCCCCCGACACGTTCGAGGGTCACCGCGAGCGCATGCGCGGCAAGCGCGCCACGCTCGTCACCATCGTCCTTCCCGGCGCGGACGGCGACGAGCGCGTGATCGGCGAGCTCATGATCGCCGTCGGCGACGGCTGGGCGCAGGCGGAGGTCGCCGAGGATGCGCGCGGCACCGAGGCCGAACTGGGGTGGACCCTCGACCCCGCCTTCCAGGGCCACGGCTACGCAACCGAGGCGGTGCGCGCCGCGATCGACCTCTGCTTCGGCCCGCTCGGCCTGCGCCGCGTGCACGCCGGCTGCTTCGCCGACAACGTGCCGTCGTGGAAGCTCATGGAGCGCCTCGGCATGCGCCGCGAGGAGCACAGCCGCAAGACGGCGCTGCACCGCTCGGGCGTCTGGATGGACGGCATGAACTACGGCCTGCTGGCCGAGGAGTGGCGCGGGGAACCAGAGGATCGGCCCTAG